tcttcgttttatttttaattttttcttcgttttatttttaattttttcttctgAGTTTATaagtagaaaaagaagaaagttaAAGGATGCATGGCACAATGGGAGAGTTGagataatatatttataggTCGGAAGTACCTGGGAAAAAGTAGCGAAGTGAGTCACTCCCAGCTAATTACTTGAATTTAGTAAATTAAAGCttacttatttatttgttttggtcCCAAGTGGTTTATTACTTTAGTTTTGCCACATATGTATTTGCATGCAGTTTCAATCTTACTGATAAAAGGGTTATGTGGAGACTGTAGACATTATATGTCACGGTGCTTGTTTATCTAAAGATACCAACATAAACTAGCTAGGCTAACTTTCCGGTTGCGGTAGATATTTGACAAAGGCTCAATTCAGTTTGCCACCAGGATTGCTGACTATACGAAGTATTAATCATCACATGGCTAACAATGCAAACTAAACTAATGTATATCTAGCTATATGAAGTATATGTTATGCATCTTCAATTTAATGATATTATGCAGTTAACATCACGagtttcattcatccaaaaacTGATGTAGATGTCACAGTCCGTTTAAATATCTCATTTTAAGACCGTTTAAATATCtcgttttatcaattaaaatatgacCGATCCAACcgtaatttaactaaaattagattttaatcCACGTTTTAAAAgtgtaagaatattttttaacaaaatttaatttacaaaatcaatatttttaacatttttgaaaagtagtgttttaacattttattttagtgtatttgaaaactatataattatattatttgtatttatattatgaaagttatataatattatgtaattttgtttttttcatgatttaatccATTTTATTTTGAACTTTCAATAAAATTTCCGTAATTCGTTTGATTAATTGTGTGGTAAATactgatttgataaaaaaattaattataaaacttaCTTGACCTCAACTTATTGactctaacattttatttgtttgaaacttatttgatgtcaacttaaaccaaacataatctcgcattataattattaattatatacttttaagaataaaaataatctaagAATAAGAATCTAATATGAAAGTTTTACTAAGTTTAAATGAATgcaatttttatgaaaatataaatataataattcattaattttattagttttatatcaAACACATAAAATGTTAGAATCAATAAATTGACATCACATAagctttataataaaaaatcgataaaataagttttataataaaaaattgatcaaataagtatattacacaattaatcaaaaaaattacagacattttattaaaatttaatgacaaaacaaattaaaaaattataaccaaaattaaataatatattttataactttcatatttaatataaataaaataatataattatagttttcaaatacactaaaataaaaatgttaatttactacttatcaaaattttataaaacatattgattttatcaattagattttttaaaaatatttttacgcTTTTAAAACCCGggtcaaaatttaattttagttaagTTACCGTCAAGTAtgtcatattttaattgataaaacatggGATTTGAATGGTCTGTGACATCCATATCAcattttggatgaatgaaattaaactcgtgatgttaactacataacatcATTAAGTTGAGAGATGTTCCTATGCATAACATATAATTCTTGTAGTTAGGTAGACATTAGTTTAGTTTTCATGATTAGTCATGTGATggtcaatattttatttagttagcaatcatttttcctaaattaaagcttacttatttatttgttttggtcCCAAGTGGTTTATTACTTTAGTTTTGccacatatatatttgcatgcaGTTTCAATCTTACTGATAAAAGGGTTATGTGGAGACTGTAGAGTGTAGACATATATGTTACGGTGCTTGTTTATTTTAAGATACCAACATAAACTAGCTAGGCTAACTTTCCGGTTGCGGTAGATATTTGACAAAGGCTCAATTCAGTTTGCAACCATGGATGTCATGTTAGATCTTGAATATTCGTCAGATTTTGATCCTGTTGTAGTTGGATTTGTTCAAAGGTTTATTAGAGTTCGTAGGTTCTATTTCGAGTTATTGTGTGGCTAACCATGTCATCCGGTTGCACAGATCTAAAAACATGATTATTGACATTATTCATTGAAGTCGTTCAACATTAgactaataatataaatacaaaaatacttTTGACAAACCTATAGTAATActtagaaaaagagaaagatatATTTTGTATACTTTTCTTCATATGAGAAACTCTCCAAacaatttgagattttttttgctACGCattcaattatttataaaaaaaaaaattaatctaaaatttagttaatatgtcaaaatatatttatgtaaatgaGGTATTTCGTTATAACTATACCAATACTGATGATTTTACTGTCTCTAATTTTCTGTTattggtaaaaaaataatttggttCTTATTTTCATATTCTCTGTTTTCGTTTTATGTGATCAGAGTTGGACTAGGTTTCGTTTTCGAGCTTAGTCATTCTAATGGTATATACCTATAGGCTTTTCTTTCAGTCATTTAgattaattttgtaatacaGGAGCATCCATCATCGAAGATAATCtaagcaattaaaaaaaatggtaaaccaTTCTCCGGAGAAAGAATATGCCACACGCGTAGAAATTTGGTGCGGTGCGTGGTTCAATCTAAGCAATTATAATTACTTGGAAACAAATATTAGAGTCCAGAGGTCATCGATAAAAGTCCATGCTATTGTGTCCATCGAAAACCTCTCACAAATTATAACGTCAGTGAACAGGTGCAAAGTTATTTCACTTTCATATTTATCATATGTATGAACGGTCTATTTTGAAGGACCATATCGGACCATTTTGGCTTGTTATAATCGGTTGCCCTGCATTGCTTTCACTTGTGACACTTAAAACTTGTGCTATTATTAAAATGTGGGAATACGTAGTGCTTACACACTAcagtatattataatatatttggaAATCATCTATGAGTtcaaattaacaaataaaaaggaAGTAGACAACGCTTATTTTCACTTGTTCTAGTAAGACAGGAATTTAGTTATTTAGTGAAATTAAGAGAGTTCAAAGAAAACCAGCAAACCTAATGTAAAAATTTATGctcttattttcttagttcACTGGTAAACACTTATAGAGAAATGGTAAACCAGCAAACCTTATGTAAAAAATTATGctcttattttcttagttcAATGGTATAATTTTCAGATCAAacgttcaaaattttaaatttacacTGTAGTTTTCCGGgttcatttatatattaaagtcTTTTTAAGGTCTACAAAGGTTGTAActggatttttattttattcacttAATCGATCAGAGGTGCAGAAATCACTTTCAATTTTCAACAAATCATTTACCATAAACTGTTAATGTGTAATAAATAAGTCTAATCTAAAGTCTTCCCAAAGATGCTTAAAAATGTTTACTGTTTAGTGTTGGAGCATTTTACGAATTTATGAACAATTTCTTACGAAAtatctcaaaaataaatatagagaaataattaaaagtaatagaggtctaaaaatattttcatctgAAAACTTTTTGAATACTGGTTAAATCCTAAAATTCTACATGCCACTCAACTaatagttaattttttatttttaaacaaaatttaattttatagttaaatttttttttaactcatatTGTTTCTCACTTTTAACATTGCCCTTAGACCTTCAAAATAGTTAGTTAAAAATTGAAGTATTTTCACTTTATATAACCGAAAATCTGTAATGATTTAGTATAAGGAACAGTGAAAGAGCACATTGCCTTGGTGGTAAATGACAATGTTTGCACAATaataagagagaagaaatgatTGAGAAAGGACTAAGAGGAAATGGGAATTGTGGGTTAAAGTCCCAGCAAACTCCCTTTGTGCatctcttcttcatttttccattttctttattgGTGCGTTGATGTGGTCTATATGTTTCTCTTCAGTTTATGTGGTGACAGTGCCATGCCTAGAGTATATGGGGTCTCAGGCAATTCTAAAATTTGGGGTCTTAATGGTAAGCTGTGAAAACGCAACAATCCGCAAAAACATTCCCTAGACGTATAGTCGACTTAAAAAAGAATATACACAAGGCAAGTATTTCTTTATAATTTGTTGCTACCCAAATGCataaatacatattataaaCAATAAACATATCCAGGCAAACTTGGAGAAGTTTGGTGAAACACATGACTACGTGATACCAAGAACGCAGCCAGACACGACTTTGAGAGCTCAAGACACAACCATTTccatacaaaaattaaaatgactgttggcaaaatagcaaaaaaataaaataaaataaaatgactgTTTTAAATTGTAACAAGGGTGTGTGGGGACAAGCACATGGGTAGATGATAGCAAAAGCACATTAaaacttaaatagtgtttagtACATCACCATGACACGAGGTACACTCTCGACAATAATGGGTAACATTAATAGAACACAAAATCTATAACGAAAATTAAAGGAAAAGGTTGTTGTGATCCGAGAAAACAAAGCCAGCAGAATGTCTCAAGTATCCAAAGTATGATGTATATCTTAGCGTTCAATCCGGAGAGCCACCACCACTGGAGATGTGCTGAAGATCGTCACacaattctttcttaagatctCTAACAATTGAAATTATCTTCCGGTCTTCCTGTATGTATTCCATATTTGTAGGCGTGTGTTACATAGACAGGCTCATTGGTGAAGACAACTGAGTTCCCACTCACACCACATCCATCAGGAAGCTAGCTCCTTAGCCGAGCAGGAGACATTTCCAAAGTGTCCAATAAACAAAACACGGCCTCTATCAACTTGCTGACCTCGGCCCATTTAACAGCCTCCTCATCTAACCTACCCACTCTCAATGTTAACGGACTAAAGTTTTAATACACCAGTACCACGAGGGATGATTCGCTGAACCAGGAAAAGTTCATCATCACCAGAGGGAACCAAATAATTATTTGAACCTCAGCAGCGGGGCATCATAGCAGCGGCGGAGCCAGCATCATCTCTCATATGggtcatttattaaaataattatgtaatattactaaaattattttaagattGGTCAAAGTAAAGGTTCAAACTAGTGTTATGGGGGTCAAGCATCGTAACTAAATGTTCCGGCCAAAATCAATTGTacataagataaaattatttatttgtagaaCTCATGTGTGTCAACTGACCCCCTCCCCACCACATGGCTCCGCCACTGCATCATAGGAGTCAATTTACGCGAAAATGTCACCGTTAAGGGAGAGAGTAAGTCGGGCGTGTTAATAGACAATCGGAAAAGGGGAACGATGATCACCACGAGGTACACAAACATAGCGAGCATGAAGGACGTCGAAACAGTCAGTAGCGGATCTAGAAACTCTTTTATTTGGGGgcataatattataaatatattatataatttaatattaactttttggataatgatatatattagccaaataataattaaatatttattttaaagttttaaatttatatttttgtgaatcaTCTTTTTGTTCATGAAAAAAATACTTaggttgtttaaaaaaattattctctACCGACTctagtataaaaataattgaataaaagTATGAACTAGTTTCaaagagcaagaagcaaaaaaaatcaTGCAAAATTAAAAGAGTTTCTAGATCGGTGTTTTATGGGTGGGTACAATAACTAAGTTGGGTTATTATGGGTACAACAAGCCCATTAACATATGTTTAATATTCATAATCTTCAAAATTAAGTTGGGTTGGGAGATTTTTAATAGGTCGGTGTTCGCTTCTTTTTGTCAACATAGGCTTTATAGAAGCCCATAGGctaaattaattatactattacAAAAAACACATATTAATCAATATTAATTACCAAAtaccaaaaatagaaaaagaaacagaaaattGCATTTTGAACTTTCAATATAATAGCTTCGGGTTTTTGtagaaaacataatataaaacattgttttcattctaaaatagtaaaatcttattttccaccaaaaactgaatattttgttttttcacaaaacataaaaagattattcatgaaacataatttttgtaTGTCATATCGGGTTTGGGTGTTTTTTCTCCAAATAAAGCTCCTCTTAGTAAATCTGAGTGTTCGGGGGTGTTGATGTCTTAAGTGAAAGCCACATATTAGGAGATCGGCGTAAGCTGTTTTTGATGAGTCCAATCCTTAAGAACTGATCATTGGGCATGCTAAAATCTATCGGATTTAATTCTCGTTTTCACTGTGGCTCGATTCTGTGGTAAGTGTATTCTGATTTGACGTTTTACTTGTTATGTTAGTTGATTAGTCTATGTTTAgctagatttgagtttgtgtttagtttaattttgtCAGCTCTTTATCATCTCTGTTTTTtgtacaaaaatgaaaattgatAATAAATCTTAACAATatttccataaaaaataaactaaattccGCTTTTTGtataaattgtttcaaaaaaaaaattccatcaAAAGCTAAAAATTTATTCTCctgtttaaaacttttaaaaaatattccaaaGAATTGGAGGGAAATTGTTCAATTATTTGGCATTTTGTGCTTTGACAAATGATTCATTgagatttatttgtttctttttcctatATGCGCGTGATACTGCCACAAGTGTACAAATATACTACTTTTTCTGGTGATTCTTGTTTCATGATAAACAGGTTGAACAAAACATTGTCTTTTGTTCACAAAAATAATGTTTCAAGATAAATTACCTATACTCCCTCCATTTTATTTTAGTTgtcgttttaaatttatacacacaaattaaaaaaattaaaaatttactaaatataaatatcattaccaatacacctaatcacatttaaacaatagaaaaatagattgaaatataaaatcaataaattttgcattgaaattataaaacaacatttttttggtaaaagaaattacatATGCTGATAGCCTGATATgcattaacaaacaaaaatatatgattcAATATCTTGAACACTTCAAGTGCTGTTAATATTGACTACATTTTCAAATTAAGATAGTTTGAATTTTTATCCAAATAACTCATTACCAGAAATAAGTACATCTAAAggttttttttaagaatgtgtTCTCAAGATTAtgaatatacaaaaataaatttcatcaTTCATTGAATATACTTTCAGGGGATATTTGATGGAATATCTTCACCACCAATCGGATTACCTGTACCagatctaaacccatcatcctCCTTTCCTGAGGAGAATATTTTACCACCATTTTCTCTTCCTATGGAAAGAGATGTTTCCTCGGACTCGGTTAGGAGTGTTTGCTTCAGTTTTTTTATCGGTTTGTTATCTTGCAGAGCGGTTTCTACGGGACCAGAAGATGCAGCCGAGAATACGTTGGTATTTCTCGTAGATAAGATCGGGACCTCAACTTCACTTTATGTGACTATTCTCCAGTTATCCGACTTTGTGGGGAATGCTCTTCCGACGCATTCAAGCATCGTCTCGAATTCACTGTCAACTTTGATTGAAGACCTATATTTCTTATGTTATTTAGCTGTTGTATTTTCTGCTTGTGACCAAAGAGGATggataatataaaattgtatatattgtatggaagacatttgaatttgaatgaaattaaatttgtgttaaaaaaaaaaatctccaccACCAATCAAAGTCTTTATAGTTCAGTCCCAACACTGTTTTAGTCAGCTTACATTTACATTTCTCGAAAACAATGACATTTTGGAAAAGCTGATGTAAAGAAAAGAAGCGAGttcttgactttttgttattattatatattacttcTCTCCATTAGTCCAGAAACACCAAGTTTTTTATtctgagaaaaagaaaaactcattCAACAAAGTTTTTTTAGTAATGGCTTTCTGTTCTCCAACTAACCCACATTTTTTCCAACCTCTTCTTCCCGGTTTCACCAAGCACCTCGTATACTCTCTGTTTCCCTATCGCTATCTGACCAAATTGGTTCTGTTTCTAACTCGCGTGCGTGGTGTTTCAGGACATTCCTGTGGCATTCTTTTTGAAGCACTTAGATAAAAGTAACAAAGGCAAAACAGCAAAGCTGAGATCAGACGCATCCGAGACGACCTGGAACGTGAAGCTTGACGGCCGGAGATTCTCTGACGGTTGGGAATATTTCGCCGTCGCTCATGATCTCCGAGTTGGTGACATTGTTGTTTTCAGACACGAAGGAGAGTTAGTGTTCTATGTCACAGCTTTAGGACCAAGTTGTTGTGAGATTCAATATGGAGAAGAAGATAGCCAAGAAGAGGACAAAAGTGGTAAacttcagttttatatttggtTTTATTGCCACATTTAGAATGAGTCCTGAGATTTACTTCTCAACAGAGGAGCTTTGTGATACTATGGAGAAGATTTCAAGAATGAAGAAgagaccaaaaacagaaaaaaaaaattcagaagaCCAATCTTGTTTTGTTATTACAGTCACGGAATCAAATCTAAGGCGTGATATAGTGGTTATGTTACTTCCTTATTACTCCTTAATATATGCAGtaattttgagattttaagtGAGAGTTGTTTTAAGTATTGACGTATATTAAAACTTGTGGCTGTATTATTGCAGTATCTTCCGAAAGCCTTTGCAGTGGTAAATTGTCTGATGAAGAAACTTGAGATTGTTTTAATGAATGAAGAACGAGAATCATGGAAGTTATACTTGACACAAGAGTCATACTCAAGCCGGTTTTACATGAGCAAAGGCTGGAGAAGTTTCTGTGTTGCTAACGGGAAGAAACCTGGAGACATGTTCACATTCAAAATGGTCCAAAATGAAGCAACACCTGTGCTCAAATTGTTACCCTTGAACAATGAAGATCTGCATAAACTTGGTATGTTAATTTTCCTATAcctttgttaatttattatcagGCCCGTTTCATTGTTAAACTTTAATAAAAACAACTAGATCTcaatccgcgcaaccgcgcgagtttttgttttcatttatttttatataaatattttgttttcaattctaaattggttggtatatattataatatatgtgtctatcaattttaaaacataataagtctacggtatttttttcattgaatagattgttttaaactttcacatgtatttgtatcttcttcttatatattttcggattattatttcattattaaaatcgtaactatatatatataaagattagtcacatattgttttattgtcatattcaaagatattgtaacattttgcaaatttagaaagtttttaaaaaattaaacttttcgcttcacagatttatattatcgagtaaataattaaacatttagtttttgtttaatttttaaaataaacaatatagtttaaaatttgttttcattggtttaaggtagtaaagattaattattgttagataatatgatttttttttatttttaaaaaaatctttataattttaaaagttaacatcgacaaatatttaaatatttaacatatggaggtatagtattacaacattaaattatatctatttaatttatactatctataaatctaatggattatatattctttaaatctaattattgataggTCAATAAACATTTCTAgtaggtccaaaatttaaatgataagattagaaattaaatgtaacatgactttataGAAATAAGtccattaggtctattttttaagaaatcacacatgaatcaatgttgtgatttctgttttaatatataagattataatAGTTTTGTAAAAAGGGCTTTAATATTTTGAGGAAATAGTTTGAATTTTAAATGTTTGCAAAAAAATTGGACACAGTGCAAATGCACTTCTTCCACTTGCTATGTAAGCCGGACCTGTGTTTATTATGCATCAACACACCTGTAGAAGGCGTTCATCATTGGTTAATctgagttttatatttttaaatcttttttttttaaaacgttatatttttaaatctctaaaaaatAGTGCAAATGAGATTTTACAGTTGATACAGAGGAAGTTCCAAAAAAGAAGCGTCAAGACATAGAAGCAGATTCTTCTTTCGTGGCCATTGTCACGGCTTCAAACATAAGGCGCGATACAATGGTTATGTTACTTTCATAATTCTTCTTACTTATCATAGACACTAATCTTGATTTGAGTGACGTGTGTTTCTAAAGCTGTAACTAAACTTGTTACAACATTTTGTAGTATCTTCCAAAAAAGTTTGCAGCGTCAAATGGTCTGAAAAGTAAATTTAAGATTGATTTAATGAACGAAAAGGGAGAATCATGGACGATAGAGTTGAGACACGAGCCATACTCAGGCCGGTTTCTTATAAGAAGCGGCTGGAGAAGTTTTTGCGTAGCTAATGGGAAGAAGCCTGGAGACATGTTCAATTTCAAATTAATCCGAAACGTCGAAACACCTGTCCTCAAGTTGTTCCATTTGAATCTGCCCAAGCTTGGTAAGTTCCCTTTGAATATGCACAAGCTTGGTAAGCTTGGTAAGTTTGTCCTCTCTTTTGTTCTTTCTAGAAACACAAAACCAAACAGAAGTTGGTTTTTGTTTATCTGTAGAGCCTAGCAATGACACAAGACAAGGTTTCGAAGCTACGGAAAAAGAGTTTCTTGGTGTACAAACTAACCGTGATGACTCAAGGCAAGAACCTACCAACGAAGCTATTAGGAAAGGAAAATGGTTAGAAGCTAATGAAACTACCATCAAAGAAGAAAATATCACAACAAGCGAAAACCGATTTGTGACATTAATACTTACAACTAGTAAACTTGTAAGTTCCACAACAAaactcttgtgtgtttttcttttaattttttcacgTGTTATGGAATGAAATCTAAAGAATAAAATCTACAGGATCTTCCGTTGGAATTCACGAAGGGGAATGGAATAAAAAATGCAGAGAAGATAAAGATGATTGACAGGTACGGTACAACATGGTCGACTTCATTACTCATGGATAAGAAGAAAAGAGGAGCAATGAAATTAGGAAAGGGTTGCATACGCTTCTGTGAAGTCAACGGCGTTAAGATGGGCGAGTCTTTTGTCTTGGAGTTGGTTTGGGAAGACACAGTTCCGGTTCTTAAGTTCTGTTCCAAATGTTGAGAACCAtatcaagaaattttttttagatattatgTTAAGGATCGCTGCTCAAAGGAACTTCAATGgatttttagttt
The window above is part of the Brassica napus cultivar Da-Ae chromosome C8, Da-Ae, whole genome shotgun sequence genome. Proteins encoded here:
- the LOC106365796 gene encoding B3 domain-containing protein REM10, whose protein sequence is MAFCSPTNPHFFQPLLPGFTKHLDIPVAFFLKHLDKSNKGKTAKLRSDASETTWNVKLDGRRFSDGWEYFAVAHDLRVGDIVVFRHEGELVFYVTALGPSCCEIQYGEEDSQEEDKSEELCDTMEKISRMKKRPKTEKKNSEDQSCFVITVTESNLRRDIVYLPKAFAVVNCLMKKLEIVLMNEERESWKLYLTQESYSSRFYMSKGWRSFCVANGKKPGDMFTFKMVQNEATPVLKLLPLNNEDLHKLVDTEEVPKKKRQDIEADSSFVAIVTASNIRRDTMYLPKKFAASNGLKSKFKIDLMNEKGESWTIELRHEPYSGRFLIRSGWRSFCVANGKKPGDMFNFKLIRNVETPVLKLFHLNLPKLEPSNDTRQGFEATEKEFLGVQTNRDDSRQEPTNEAIRKGKWLEANETTIKEENITTSENRFVTLILTTSKLDLPLEFTKGNGIKNAEKIKMIDRYGTTWSTSLLMDKKKRGAMKLGKGCIRFCEVNGVKMGESFVLELVWEDTVPVLKFCSKC